Proteins from a single region of Anaerolineae bacterium:
- a CDS encoding DUF4349 domain-containing protein, protein MSRIAILWILASLVLGACAPAQAPQTEPVAPAVVPRAEAEPSERLSPDQAPSLAPRMIVKRADLTVVVQDTLATLDAIREVVESMGGYVTDSNLYRVDGQMQARVTVRVPVDRLNDALRQIKDLAVRVDRENTSTEDVTEEYTDNASRLRNLEATEQELLALLREVRERPNATADEILAVHRRITEVRDEIERLKGRQQLLDHLVALATIAIEIIPDELTRPIVERAWRPHQTAREAFRALLTGLRWLADLAIWIVIFVLPILVLVALPFVALVLIIQRIRQAGRRPNP, encoded by the coding sequence ATGAGCCGTATAGCCATTCTGTGGATTCTCGCTAGCCTCGTCCTCGGCGCGTGCGCTCCTGCGCAAGCTCCTCAGACGGAACCTGTTGCGCCGGCCGTGGTGCCGAGAGCGGAAGCCGAGCCGTCAGAGAGGCTATCGCCCGATCAGGCGCCAAGTTTGGCGCCCAGGATGATTGTGAAACGAGCCGACCTCACCGTGGTGGTGCAGGATACTTTGGCGACCCTTGACGCGATCCGAGAAGTGGTAGAGAGCATGGGCGGATATGTCACTGACTCTAACCTCTACCGAGTGGACGGCCAGATGCAAGCTCGCGTCACCGTTCGCGTGCCAGTGGATCGCCTGAACGATGCCTTGAGGCAGATCAAGGACCTGGCTGTGCGGGTGGACCGCGAGAACACCTCGACAGAAGATGTGACAGAGGAGTATACGGATAACGCCAGCCGGCTGCGCAACCTAGAGGCGACCGAACAGGAGCTGCTGGCCCTGCTGCGCGAGGTCCGGGAGAGGCCGAACGCCACAGCCGATGAGATCTTGGCCGTCCACCGCCGGATCACAGAGGTGCGCGACGAAATCGAACGACTGAAGGGGCGTCAACAGCTTCTGGACCACCTAGTCGCGCTGGCCACAATCGCCATCGAGATCATCCCGGACGAACTTACCCGGCCCATCGTCGAGCGAGCATGGCGGCCGCACCAGACCGCGCGCGAGGCCTTTCGCGCTCTGCTCACCGGGCTGCGGTGGCTGGCGGACCTGGCGATCTGGATTGTGATCTTCGTGCTGCCTATCTTGGTCTTGGTCGCGCTGCCGTTCGTGGCGCTGGTGCTCATCATCCAACGCATCCGCCAGGCTGGCCGCCGGCCGAATCCGTAG
- a CDS encoding cyclic nucleotide-binding domain-containing protein, protein MEANQVLALLQNAPLLQGLPKELLQQIAAKAQRREVIGPIFYQGDMGETAIGLFLVAEGQVLEWRTDENGQEVFRRIVSKGQAFGFRSVLEDGVQLSNAQALEPSLLLWLPATDLIRLQARYPALRERLLRTAAVRRLRAMPLLSILTDEQLRWIVDLFEQREVGPDQQILSAGEAEPALCLIDRGQAIARIGEAGEVVLAAGHYFGGHQALGSRRVSSARARVLTSLYCMRTSDFEWFLTAFPIVRRVLTRPPDIVQRLRNTELFRSLRDEELRALSGYVCWVHYPAHREVTRQGEPGNAFYILDAGEAIVRVTDERRQERPTDFLTPGAAFGETSLILQEPRDATVEAVIPTNWLVLYHDDFEHFLREHPEARERLRLSPTVQVKLRQPIAVSAQREEVVVYSSRRHWWLLVRRIAILVLLWLALFALAYYGLGQHIRPILEESILALTIFILGCIAWVAIDWSNDWLIVTTRRVIHQERVILTSESRFEAPLEKIQDIHVRRRWLGQLLGYGTITVQTAATVGRLEFDYLPDPETAKQHIFEQMTRRLAGVQATSRERIRRELEEHLELGILPAPPQATLTVWPATSASGTTSRRSSLRFRLFPFREEEGDRITWRKHWLNLLLRTGWPLLFTIAVPAVAVLVWQSWGDLRAQGVETASAVFLFSLLELASVLWLLWQYADWRNDVYIVTSDRIIDIEKKPLFFSEERREASLGMVQNVNSHIPHLLAFVLGYGDVTIQTAAEVGAFRFVFVPNPREVHAEISRRLDAFRASQATQEEERRKSELAEWFQTYHRLQRNHK, encoded by the coding sequence ATGGAAGCGAACCAAGTGTTAGCGTTGTTGCAAAACGCCCCGCTTCTCCAAGGCCTGCCCAAAGAGCTGCTACAACAGATCGCCGCTAAAGCGCAAAGGCGAGAGGTCATCGGCCCGATCTTCTATCAGGGTGACATGGGTGAGACTGCGATTGGCCTTTTTCTGGTAGCAGAGGGCCAAGTCCTGGAATGGCGCACCGATGAAAACGGGCAAGAGGTGTTCCGGCGCATCGTATCAAAAGGGCAGGCCTTCGGCTTTCGTAGCGTTTTGGAGGATGGCGTTCAGCTATCCAATGCCCAAGCACTAGAGCCAAGCCTCTTGCTGTGGCTGCCGGCCACCGATTTGATCCGATTACAGGCTCGCTATCCAGCTCTAAGAGAGCGGCTGTTGAGGACGGCCGCGGTTCGTCGCCTCCGGGCAATGCCGCTGCTGAGCATCTTAACAGACGAGCAGTTGCGTTGGATCGTGGATTTATTTGAGCAACGCGAGGTGGGGCCTGACCAGCAGATCCTCTCCGCAGGCGAGGCTGAGCCGGCCCTTTGCCTGATTGATCGAGGGCAGGCGATAGCGCGGATTGGGGAAGCAGGCGAGGTGGTGCTGGCAGCCGGCCATTACTTCGGCGGCCACCAAGCTCTGGGAAGCCGACGGGTGAGCTCGGCGCGGGCTCGGGTTTTGACCTCTCTATACTGTATGAGGACGTCCGATTTTGAGTGGTTCCTCACGGCGTTCCCCATCGTACGCAGGGTGCTGACGAGGCCTCCTGACATCGTACAGCGGTTGCGGAACACCGAGCTGTTCCGTTCCCTCCGCGACGAAGAGCTGAGGGCGCTCAGCGGGTACGTCTGCTGGGTGCATTATCCGGCGCACCGAGAGGTGACCCGACAGGGAGAGCCAGGCAATGCCTTTTACATCCTCGACGCTGGCGAGGCCATCGTGCGGGTCACCGATGAGCGAAGGCAGGAGCGGCCCACTGATTTCTTGACGCCAGGTGCTGCATTCGGTGAGACCTCCCTGATCTTGCAGGAGCCACGCGACGCCACGGTAGAGGCTGTGATCCCCACAAACTGGCTGGTGCTGTACCACGACGATTTCGAGCATTTCCTGCGGGAACATCCAGAGGCCAGAGAGCGCCTCCGCCTAAGCCCGACCGTCCAGGTCAAGCTGCGGCAACCGATTGCGGTCTCGGCTCAGCGGGAAGAAGTGGTCGTGTACAGCTCGCGAAGGCATTGGTGGCTACTGGTGAGGCGCATCGCCATCCTGGTGCTCCTCTGGCTTGCGCTCTTCGCCCTCGCCTATTACGGGCTCGGACAGCATATCCGGCCTATCCTTGAAGAGTCAATCCTAGCCTTGACGATATTCATTCTGGGGTGCATCGCCTGGGTGGCCATAGACTGGTCCAACGATTGGCTCATTGTGACTACGCGCCGGGTGATCCACCAGGAGCGAGTCATTCTTACCTCAGAAAGTCGCTTCGAGGCCCCGTTGGAGAAGATCCAGGACATCCACGTCCGCCGTCGCTGGTTAGGACAGCTGCTAGGGTATGGCACCATCACTGTGCAGACCGCGGCCACCGTTGGACGGCTCGAGTTCGACTATCTACCGGATCCGGAGACGGCCAAGCAGCACATCTTCGAACAGATGACCCGACGGCTGGCCGGCGTTCAAGCTACCAGCCGAGAGCGCATCCGTCGCGAACTAGAGGAGCATCTGGAGTTGGGCATACTCCCCGCGCCACCGCAGGCAACGTTGACGGTCTGGCCGGCCACGTCGGCGTCAGGGACAACCTCGCGCCGATCTTCCCTCCGTTTTCGCCTCTTCCCATTTCGCGAGGAAGAGGGAGATCGCATCACGTGGCGCAAACACTGGTTGAACCTCTTGCTGCGAACAGGGTGGCCGCTCCTCTTCACGATCGCAGTGCCCGCGGTAGCTGTACTCGTGTGGCAGAGCTGGGGGGATTTAAGAGCCCAAGGGGTAGAGACAGCCTCTGCCGTGTTTCTCTTCTCATTGCTAGAGTTGGCCTCGGTACTTTGGCTGCTCTGGCAGTACGCTGACTGGCGCAACGATGTCTACATCGTGACCAGCGATCGCATCATTGACATTGAAAAGAAGCCGCTCTTTTTCTCAGAGGAGCGACGAGAGGCCAGCTTAGGCATGGTACAGAATGTGAATTCTCACATTCCCCATCTGCTCGCTTTTGTGCTGGGGTACGGCGACGTCACCATTCAGACGGCGGCTGAAGTGGGAGCGTTTCGATTCGTCTTCGTGCCCAATCCTAGGGAAGTGCACGCCGAGATCTCCCGCCGCCTTGACGCCTTTCGCGCCTCTCAAGCGACCCAGGAGGAAGAGCGCCGTAAATCGGAGCTGGCGGAATGGTTTCAGACCTATCACCGCTTACAACGCAATCACAAATAG
- a CDS encoding phosphatidate cytidylyltransferase, whose product MLRHRILSAIVLIPLVAGLAYAGGYWWLATIALVGILASLELFRLLQQGGYHPNTWAGVAWALAMIVSGFWPQQLPFPVVLQLGLILTLALAIFPDKPRPATDWAWTVAGATYLGVLLASFVALRMRPNGLYWVALAAITTWITDSGAYFIGISLGRHPLAPRLSPKKTWEGAIGGWIVGVIGGTVLGLWLIRLPIVTAVILAGVLCALAPLGDLAESMIKRQVGAKDSGRLIPGHGGMLDRLDSLLFVIPAAYCASLLLE is encoded by the coding sequence TTGCTCCGCCATCGCATCCTCAGCGCCATTGTGCTAATCCCGCTGGTAGCCGGGCTGGCCTACGCTGGCGGTTATTGGTGGCTGGCTACCATTGCCCTGGTGGGCATATTGGCCAGCCTGGAATTGTTCCGGTTATTGCAGCAAGGAGGGTACCACCCTAATACGTGGGCAGGGGTGGCCTGGGCGTTGGCGATGATCGTCAGTGGCTTCTGGCCTCAGCAACTCCCTTTTCCGGTGGTTTTACAGCTTGGTCTCATTCTGACCTTGGCCTTAGCCATCTTCCCAGACAAGCCGCGCCCAGCCACAGACTGGGCCTGGACGGTAGCAGGCGCAACGTATTTAGGCGTTTTGTTGGCTTCTTTTGTGGCCTTGCGCATGCGTCCCAACGGCCTATATTGGGTGGCGCTAGCGGCCATTACCACCTGGATCACCGATTCTGGAGCCTATTTCATCGGCATCTCTTTGGGGCGACATCCACTAGCCCCGCGGCTCAGCCCCAAAAAGACGTGGGAGGGCGCAATCGGCGGCTGGATAGTCGGCGTCATTGGTGGTACTGTGTTAGGATTGTGGCTGATTAGGCTGCCCATCGTCACCGCTGTCATCTTGGCAGGTGTGTTATGTGCGCTAGCCCCTCTGGGCGATTTAGCTGAGTCCATGATCAAGCGACAGGTAGGAGCCAAAGACTCCGGTCGGCTCATCCCAGGCCATGGCGGGATGCTCGATCGTCTGGATAGCCTGCTTTTTGTCATCCCTGCCGCTTACTGCGCCTCGTTGTTACTGGAATAG
- a CDS encoding isoprenyl transferase, with the protein MSPRPVGDRIPVIEAELTRIPYHVGIIMDGNGRWARARGLPRLMGHRAGTENIRRVLEGCVEFGIKVLTIYAFSTENWARPPEEVQGLMRLLNETIQRQLPELHRNGVQIRHSGRLSGIDPSLQEQIRAAVELTQHNDRIILNVAFNYGGRAEILDAIRHLMADGVRPEELTEELFSRYLYTGGLPDPDLIIRTGGEYRLSNFLIWQAAYAEYYATPTFWPDFDKEELRKALLEYARRERRFGKVPSSG; encoded by the coding sequence GTGTCGCCGCGCCCTGTTGGGGACCGGATACCAGTGATCGAGGCCGAGCTAACGCGCATCCCTTACCATGTGGGCATCATCATGGATGGGAACGGCCGCTGGGCTCGGGCGCGGGGCCTGCCGCGGCTAATGGGCCATCGCGCAGGCACTGAGAACATTCGCCGCGTCCTGGAAGGGTGTGTAGAGTTCGGCATCAAGGTGCTGACGATTTATGCTTTCTCTACAGAGAACTGGGCGCGCCCGCCGGAGGAAGTGCAAGGGCTCATGCGCCTGCTCAATGAGACGATCCAACGACAGCTCCCCGAATTGCACCGGAACGGCGTGCAGATCCGTCACAGCGGCCGCCTGAGCGGCATTGACCCCTCGCTCCAAGAGCAGATTCGCGCGGCGGTGGAGCTGACACAGCATAATGACCGGATCATCCTAAACGTGGCCTTCAACTACGGTGGCCGCGCTGAGATTTTAGACGCCATCCGCCACCTAATGGCCGATGGCGTCCGCCCTGAGGAGCTAACCGAGGAGCTGTTTAGTCGCTACCTCTACACGGGCGGATTGCCTGACCCGGACCTGATCATCCGCACGGGAGGGGAGTACCGGCTGAGTAACTTCTTGATCTGGCAAGCGGCCTACGCCGAGTACTATGCCACCCCCACCTTTTGGCCTGATTTTGACAAAGAGGAGTTGCGAAAAGCACTGCTGGAGTACGCCCGCCGGGAGCGGCGCTTTGGCAAAGTTCCCTCTTCTGGCTGA
- the frr gene encoding ribosome recycling factor, producing MINELRRDAEERMEKAVAALQEDLRTVRTGRATPALVERLMVEYYGVPTPLHQLAAISAPEPRLLTIRPFNPGDIGPIEKAILKSDLGLTPNNDGKLIRLVIPRLTEERRRELVKLVARRVEEGRVAIRNIRRDVVNDLRELEREKLISEDELHRALEDIQKLTDRYIERVDEIGKAKEAEIMEV from the coding sequence ATGATCAACGAGTTACGGCGAGACGCCGAGGAACGCATGGAAAAGGCGGTAGCAGCGCTACAGGAGGACTTGCGCACCGTACGCACTGGCCGAGCCACACCAGCTCTTGTGGAACGGCTGATGGTGGAATATTACGGGGTGCCGACCCCCTTGCATCAATTAGCCGCTATCTCCGCTCCAGAACCGCGCCTGCTGACCATCCGCCCATTTAACCCTGGCGATATCGGCCCTATCGAAAAGGCGATCTTAAAGTCTGACTTGGGGTTGACCCCCAACAACGATGGCAAGCTGATCCGACTAGTGATCCCTCGTCTGACAGAAGAGCGACGACGTGAGCTGGTCAAGCTGGTCGCACGGCGGGTGGAAGAAGGCCGCGTGGCCATCCGCAACATCCGACGCGACGTGGTCAATGATCTGCGTGAGCTCGAGAGGGAGAAACTGATCTCCGAGGATGAGCTGCATCGGGCGCTGGAAGATATCCAGAAGCTGACCGATCGCTATATCGAGCGGGTAGACGAGATCGGCAAGGCGAAGGAAGCGGAGATTATGGAGGTTTAG
- the pyrH gene encoding UMP kinase, with amino-acid sequence MAELKYRRILLKLGGEALAGASGFGIDPKRAEEVANKVRKLKDLGVEIAIVLGAGNIWRGKDGLEHGMDRATADHMGMLATVMNALALQDALERMGVTTRVQTAIEMREIAEPYIRRRAIHHLEKGYVVILGAGTGNPYFTTDTAAALRAMEIDAEVLIKATKVDAVYDRDPMLDPQARRFDRLTYIEALNLRVGIMDSTAITLCMDNDLPIYVVDLWQEDSLERVVCGEPVGTVIS; translated from the coding sequence ATGGCTGAGCTGAAATACCGACGCATCCTCCTCAAGCTAGGAGGGGAAGCCCTGGCTGGCGCTAGCGGCTTCGGGATTGACCCCAAGCGCGCTGAAGAGGTAGCGAACAAGGTGCGTAAGCTCAAGGATCTGGGCGTGGAAATCGCCATCGTGCTTGGAGCCGGCAACATCTGGCGTGGGAAAGACGGTCTAGAACACGGGATGGATCGCGCGACGGCAGATCATATGGGGATGCTAGCCACTGTTATGAACGCCCTGGCACTCCAGGACGCGCTGGAACGGATGGGGGTGACCACCCGTGTCCAAACCGCTATTGAGATGCGCGAGATCGCCGAGCCGTACATTCGCCGCCGCGCTATACACCACCTGGAGAAGGGCTACGTGGTCATCCTAGGAGCTGGGACGGGCAACCCGTATTTCACCACCGATACCGCGGCCGCCCTGCGCGCAATGGAGATTGACGCCGAAGTGCTCATCAAAGCCACGAAAGTGGACGCCGTATACGATCGAGATCCGATGCTCGATCCTCAAGCGCGCCGTTTCGACCGGTTAACTTATATCGAGGCGTTAAATCTGCGCGTGGGCATCATGGACAGCACAGCCATCACATTGTGCATGGACAATGATCTGCCCATCTATGTCGTTGACCTATGGCAGGAGGACAGTCTAGAGCGGGTGGTATGCGGAGAGCCGGTCGGCACGGTGATATCATAA
- the tsf gene encoding translation elongation factor Ts: MEITAEKIKELRAVTGAGILDCRNALQQTGGDFDKAVELLREKGLATAAKKASREAREGIIGFYVHTGAKMAALVELNCETDFVARTPEFQQLARDLAMQVVAARPQYIRPEDVPTEVIERERQLYRSQLADSGKPEPVIERIIEGKLEKFYDEVCLLRQPFIRDEGITVQDLIAQSIAKLGENIVVRRFVRYELGQ, from the coding sequence TTGGAGATTACAGCTGAAAAGATTAAAGAGCTACGCGCCGTGACCGGTGCGGGCATATTGGACTGCCGGAACGCGCTGCAGCAGACAGGTGGCGATTTCGACAAAGCGGTGGAGTTATTGCGCGAGAAAGGGCTAGCTACCGCCGCCAAGAAGGCCAGCCGTGAGGCGCGCGAGGGGATTATCGGCTTTTATGTGCACACGGGGGCTAAAATGGCCGCCTTGGTCGAGCTGAACTGCGAGACGGATTTCGTGGCCCGAACCCCCGAATTTCAGCAACTTGCCAGAGACCTAGCCATGCAGGTGGTCGCCGCCCGTCCGCAGTACATCCGCCCCGAGGATGTGCCCACTGAGGTGATCGAGCGAGAAAGGCAGCTTTACCGCTCACAATTGGCTGACTCGGGTAAGCCCGAGCCGGTCATCGAGCGCATCATCGAGGGCAAGCTGGAGAAGTTCTATGATGAGGTCTGTCTTCTGCGCCAGCCGTTTATCAGAGATGAGGGCATCACGGTGCAGGATCTGATCGCCCAGTCCATCGCCAAACTGGGTGAAAACATCGTGGTGCGCCGGTTTGTCCGCTACGAACTGGGACAATAA
- the rpsB gene encoding 30S ribosomal protein S2 yields MPVVTMKQLLEAGVHFGHRVRRWNPKMKQYIFTERNGIHIIDLQQTMTRLDQAYKLVRDTVAEGGIILFAGTKKQAQEIIRTEAERCGMPYVNERWLGGTLTNFRTIRQRIDYLIELEQRRDNGELEMLPKKEALLLQREIEKLNRRLGGLRTMRRLPDLLFLIDVRRENIAVQEANRLGIPIVAMVDTNCDPEPIDHVIPSNDDAIRAIKLITSKIADAALEGRQIRAVTVAEEEEAMKAEEQLLGPSTLAKIRAGALGELEEEELIELEEELEEEEALLELDEDEEAVAAEVFTGDEEEEDEAYEE; encoded by the coding sequence GTGCCAGTCGTAACCATGAAGCAGCTCCTGGAGGCAGGGGTTCACTTCGGCCATCGTGTGCGGCGATGGAACCCGAAGATGAAGCAGTATATCTTCACGGAGCGCAACGGAATCCACATCATCGATCTACAACAGACCATGACCCGCCTGGATCAGGCCTATAAGCTGGTGCGCGATACCGTAGCTGAGGGAGGCATCATCCTATTTGCGGGGACGAAAAAGCAAGCCCAGGAGATCATTCGCACTGAAGCTGAGCGGTGCGGCATGCCTTATGTCAATGAACGCTGGCTTGGCGGCACCCTCACGAACTTCCGCACCATCCGGCAGCGTATTGACTATCTCATCGAACTGGAACAGCGCCGGGACAACGGCGAGCTGGAGATGCTCCCCAAGAAGGAGGCTCTTCTGCTCCAACGTGAGATCGAAAAGCTCAATCGCCGTCTGGGGGGTCTCAGAACCATGCGCCGATTGCCGGATTTGCTCTTCCTGATTGACGTACGTCGAGAGAACATCGCTGTTCAGGAAGCGAACCGATTGGGCATCCCTATCGTTGCCATGGTAGACACCAATTGCGATCCAGAACCTATTGACCACGTGATCCCCTCCAATGACGATGCCATTCGAGCGATCAAGCTGATCACTAGCAAAATCGCCGATGCAGCCCTCGAAGGCCGGCAAATCCGCGCAGTGACTGTAGCTGAAGAAGAAGAGGCTATGAAGGCTGAGGAACAACTATTAGGTCCCTCCACACTTGCCAAGATTAGGGCCGGTGCCCTGGGCGAGCTAGAGGAAGAGGAGCTGATCGAGCTGGAGGAAGAGTTGGAAGAGGAGGAGGCACTCTTAGAGTTAGACGAGGACGAAGAGGCGGTTGCGGCTGAAGTCTTCACTGGCGACGAGGAAGAAGAGGACGAGGCATACGAAGAATAA
- a CDS encoding Trm112 family protein, producing the protein MAVHPELLEILRCPACVSGPTRRQGPDPGRLLLVKETWLVCQEEGCGRKYPIKDDIPIMLIEEGDKWVHTPVEALPSVAP; encoded by the coding sequence ATGGCTGTTCATCCGGAGCTTTTAGAAATTCTGCGATGCCCTGCCTGTGTCAGTGGGCCGACGCGACGCCAGGGGCCCGACCCTGGCCGGCTGTTGTTGGTGAAGGAGACTTGGCTGGTATGTCAGGAGGAGGGATGTGGCCGTAAGTACCCGATCAAAGACGACATCCCGATTATGCTGATCGAGGAAGGGGACAAGTGGGTGCATACGCCAGTGGAGGCATTACCATCCGTAGCACCTTAA
- a CDS encoding metal-dependent hydrolase, translating to MLPQSHIAYTLAIYDLLSDRIPTLRKADPRMIALAALGPDLVDKPLAALYFYRRYRSAVLFAHTLLAHLTALIVLLWKRPQWWPYILAFNSHILADRLWFFPDTFFWPFRGWRFHVWRKAGSEQQDIKKAYWYAFTRRPELWAWEIGGLIVGLWWLLRHRLYMPRRLWAFLRTGRSPL from the coding sequence ATGCTCCCGCAAAGTCATATCGCTTACACGCTGGCCATTTATGATCTCCTGAGCGATCGGATCCCAACTCTCCGAAAGGCAGACCCCCGGATGATTGCGTTGGCCGCGCTAGGGCCGGATTTGGTAGACAAGCCGCTGGCGGCGTTGTACTTTTATCGCCGCTATCGGTCAGCCGTGCTCTTCGCCCACACTTTGCTGGCTCACCTGACCGCGCTGATAGTGCTCCTATGGAAACGGCCACAGTGGTGGCCTTACATACTGGCCTTTAACAGCCACATCTTAGCCGATCGCCTCTGGTTTTTCCCCGACACGTTCTTCTGGCCCTTCCGCGGGTGGCGCTTTCACGTCTGGCGTAAAGCTGGAAGCGAGCAACAGGACATCAAGAAAGCTTACTGGTATGCCTTCACCCGCCGGCCGGAGCTGTGGGCCTGGGAGATAGGCGGGCTAATAGTGGGCCTGTGGTGGCTATTACGCCATCGCCTGTACATGCCTAGGCGGCTATGGGCCTTCCTACGCACAGGCCGTTCCCCTCTCTAA
- a CDS encoding CapA family protein: MVRLASSWRRLRRILAGHGAMIVAATWLVACAPREVAAPLPAIATPLTPFPPISMSPVVAPPTATATPALAPVTWALEPGLPERHAVPLLTALSQHAVISIGAVKRPLQMAVQAESASARLKLVPLAAAPNSIAERFYAVVVPFATVADDVSLAEVQARWQGAGVGPLYVTEEAADDLPAVLGPRKAQAVSADELLTRLISEPNALGIMPFDQLDPRYKVLTVDGINVLSNQLDPSTYSLAVALTAEGTDGTWLASLLRGAIQPVTNRDPHRLTTLIMTGVTAMARGTAEKMEQKGYTYPAEVISATLRAADITHVSNEVPFIKGCVVNNTYMNLILCSDYPYWAALEAIGTDIVGLSGNHVNDFGREGARESLQFYRDHGIPVYGSGLNVEEACAPLRWEHNGNRFAFLAALAFEPRSAWATETEPGACYFYDNHDQIVATIRDLSQKVDIVSIELQYLETYNPFPTPQQVTEFRALRAAGADIVTGVQSHVPQAMEPYGADDPGGPGIIVYGLGNLFFDQMWSWETRTGLIARHTVYQGRLISTEILTTVLEDYAQPRWATPEERAEILRRIFAAVPERP; the protein is encoded by the coding sequence ATGGTGCGTTTGGCTTCTTCATGGCGCAGGTTGCGGCGGATCCTCGCTGGGCATGGCGCGATGATCGTGGCTGCGACGTGGTTGGTCGCGTGCGCACCAAGGGAAGTCGCTGCTCCGTTGCCGGCCATCGCGACGCCCTTGACGCCCTTTCCACCGATCTCTATGTCACCTGTCGTCGCTCCGCCGACAGCGACTGCCACGCCAGCGCTTGCGCCTGTAACCTGGGCCCTGGAGCCTGGCCTGCCGGAGCGACACGCCGTCCCGCTGTTGACGGCATTAAGCCAGCATGCGGTGATCTCGATAGGGGCCGTTAAGCGGCCGCTCCAAATGGCGGTACAGGCGGAAAGCGCGAGCGCGCGCCTGAAACTAGTTCCACTCGCCGCTGCGCCGAATTCCATCGCCGAGCGCTTTTACGCCGTGGTCGTCCCATTCGCCACCGTCGCTGATGATGTCAGCCTGGCAGAGGTGCAAGCACGCTGGCAAGGGGCCGGCGTAGGGCCACTCTACGTGACGGAGGAGGCCGCCGACGATCTGCCAGCCGTGCTGGGACCACGGAAGGCCCAAGCGGTATCAGCCGACGAGCTGTTGACCAGGCTGATCAGCGAGCCAAACGCGCTGGGGATCATGCCTTTCGATCAGCTCGACCCGCGCTACAAGGTGCTCACCGTGGACGGGATCAATGTGCTCAGCAACCAACTTGATCCGTCAACCTACTCGCTGGCCGTGGCGTTGACGGCGGAGGGAACCGATGGCACATGGCTGGCTTCGCTACTCCGGGGGGCAATTCAGCCTGTAACCAATCGGGATCCGCACAGGCTGACCACGCTGATTATGACCGGCGTGACAGCGATGGCTCGCGGCACGGCCGAGAAGATGGAACAGAAGGGCTATACCTATCCGGCGGAGGTCATCTCCGCTACGTTACGGGCGGCCGATATCACCCACGTCAGCAACGAGGTGCCATTCATCAAAGGCTGCGTGGTGAACAATACTTACATGAATCTGATCCTCTGCAGCGATTACCCGTACTGGGCGGCGCTGGAGGCGATCGGGACCGACATCGTTGGCCTCAGCGGGAACCACGTCAACGATTTCGGCCGGGAGGGGGCGCGGGAATCGCTCCAATTCTACCGAGATCACGGGATCCCCGTGTATGGCAGCGGCTTGAACGTAGAGGAAGCCTGCGCGCCGCTGCGATGGGAACATAACGGCAACCGCTTCGCCTTCCTCGCTGCACTGGCCTTCGAGCCGCGGAGCGCCTGGGCTACCGAGACCGAGCCGGGGGCATGCTATTTCTATGACAACCATGATCAGATCGTGGCGACAATCCGAGATCTCAGCCAGAAGGTGGATATCGTATCGATAGAGCTCCAGTACTTGGAGACGTACAACCCCTTCCCGACGCCCCAGCAGGTGACGGAGTTTAGAGCATTACGGGCCGCGGGTGCTGACATCGTCACCGGTGTGCAAAGCCACGTGCCACAGGCGATGGAACCCTATGGCGCGGACGACCCCGGAGGCCCGGGCATCATCGTCTATGGCCTGGGGAACCTGTTCTTTGACCAGATGTGGAGTTGGGAAACGCGTACCGGGCTGATCGCTCGACACACGGTCTACCAGGGCAGGCTCATCAGCACGGAGATCCTCACCACCGTGCTAGAGGATTACGCTCAACCTCGCTGGGCCACGCCGGAAGAGCGGGCTGAGATCCTCCGGCGCATCTTCGCTGCCGTTCCTGAGCGGCCGTGA
- a CDS encoding secondary thiamine-phosphate synthase enzyme YjbQ, with protein sequence METIWVTTRGHEELLDITGQVQEAVSRSGVTEGVCCLFVPHTTAGITLNENWDPDVRRDLLLTLSSMAPADPRHRHAEGNSPAHIKASLCGTSALVFVSAGRLQLGSWQGIYLAEFDGPRQRQVWVKVIRG encoded by the coding sequence ATGGAGACCATCTGGGTGACTACTCGCGGCCATGAGGAGCTGTTGGACATCACTGGCCAGGTGCAGGAAGCCGTGTCTCGCAGCGGCGTCACCGAGGGCGTATGTTGCCTTTTCGTCCCGCACACGACCGCTGGGATCACGCTCAACGAGAATTGGGACCCTGATGTCCGGCGTGATCTGCTGCTCACCCTCTCCAGCATGGCTCCAGCCGATCCACGCCATCGTCATGCCGAGGGCAACTCGCCGGCCCATATCAAAGCCAGCCTGTGTGGGACCAGCGCGCTTGTTTTCGTGAGCGCCGGCCGCCTCCAGCTCGGCTCGTGGCAGGGCATTTACCTAGCCGAATTCGATGGCCCACGTCAGCGACAGGTGTGGGTGAAGGTGATCCGAGGATGA